The Phycisphaeraceae bacterium genome has a window encoding:
- a CDS encoding PrsW family intramembrane metalloprotease, whose translation MVLYSTLIVTGLLAALLVYRYDLYDREPWPMLLLAATAGFGVMWLLGDIEQWTIDLFRTAEWHNVVVSAVASTHEEGARLLLVALIAWLIPRHFNDPMDGIIYGSIVGLGMAIEESMSYLQLWRTPLSALPPATEFVRYAGHLVLGGITGFGVGMARMKMARWPRVLAGCLAVSLTIHFLWDWLAFTAGPKGKMEWHQTLAAVGLMGFGLLFYGMLVVVGSDWSRRVFDPHSVRQLWGWPITLLMTRKNDPTGA comes from the coding sequence GTGGTTCTTTATTCGACCCTCATCGTGACGGGCCTGCTGGCGGCGCTGCTGGTCTATCGCTACGACCTCTACGACCGCGAACCGTGGCCCATGCTGCTGCTGGCGGCAACCGCGGGATTCGGCGTCATGTGGCTGCTGGGCGACATCGAGCAGTGGACCATCGACCTGTTCCGAACCGCCGAATGGCACAACGTGGTGGTGTCGGCGGTGGCCTCCACGCACGAGGAGGGCGCCCGGCTGCTGCTCGTCGCCCTCATCGCCTGGCTCATTCCGCGGCATTTCAACGACCCGATGGATGGCATCATCTACGGCTCCATCGTGGGCCTGGGGATGGCGATCGAGGAGTCGATGTCATACCTGCAGTTGTGGCGCACGCCGCTGAGCGCCCTGCCGCCCGCCACCGAGTTCGTGCGATACGCCGGTCATCTGGTGCTGGGGGGCATCACAGGGTTCGGCGTAGGCATGGCGCGCATGAAGATGGCGCGGTGGCCCCGAGTTCTGGCAGGATGCCTGGCCGTTTCGCTGACCATTCATTTTCTGTGGGACTGGCTGGCGTTCACCGCCGGGCCGAAGGGAAAGATGGAATGGCACCAGACGCTGGCGGCGGTGGGGCTGATGGGGTTCGGGCTGCTGTTCTACGGCATGCTGGTGGTCGTGGGTTCGGACTGGTCCCGCCGGGTGTTCGACCCGCACAGCGTCAGGCAGCTCTGGGGCTGGCCGATCACGCTGCTGATGACCCGCAAGAACGACCCGACGGGCGCCTGA
- the nadA gene encoding quinolinate synthase NadA — protein sequence MLWQPALPERYRTMSDDDLARAIQARKRELGNDLLILGHHYQQDDVIQHADLTGDSLKLSQLAAEESVKRGTKYLVFCGVHFMAETADILTDESVRVILPDLSAGCSMADMAEYDDAVEAWETIERVVGEGRQPSAAGRKPRAGGPRARLIPITYVNSSAAVKAFVGRHGGACCTSSNAKRVFEWALKGGEADDGAENIKILFLPDQHLGRNTASSFGLLTEVDEAAGRGRSQTRVWNPKKPGGGLTDDEIREAKVLLWAGHCSVHKLFRPEHVDQIRAAYAERGGITVLVHPECCKEVVDKADLSGSTEYIIRQIEKAKPGSNWAVGTEFHLVNRLAAAAKQRGVNVRILSECQCLCTTMYRIDQPHLLWTLDNLAEGRVVNEVRVHPEAREWARAALERMLSLVGERLASPALVD from the coding sequence ATGCTCTGGCAGCCCGCCCTTCCCGAACGCTACCGCACCATGTCCGATGACGATCTCGCCCGCGCCATCCAGGCGCGAAAGCGGGAACTGGGAAACGACCTGCTCATCCTCGGCCACCACTACCAGCAGGACGACGTGATTCAGCACGCCGACCTGACGGGCGACTCGCTGAAACTCAGCCAGCTGGCCGCCGAGGAGTCCGTGAAGCGGGGCACGAAGTACCTCGTGTTCTGCGGCGTTCATTTCATGGCGGAGACCGCCGACATTCTGACGGACGAATCGGTGCGCGTGATTCTGCCCGATCTGTCCGCCGGCTGCTCGATGGCCGACATGGCCGAGTACGACGACGCGGTGGAGGCATGGGAGACGATCGAGCGGGTGGTGGGGGAAGGCCGTCAGCCGTCAGCCGCCGGCCGGAAGCCGCGTGCCGGCGGTCCGCGCGCCCGGCTCATTCCCATCACCTACGTCAACTCCTCCGCGGCGGTGAAGGCCTTCGTGGGCCGGCATGGCGGGGCGTGCTGCACCAGTTCCAACGCGAAGCGCGTCTTCGAGTGGGCGCTGAAAGGCGGTGAGGCGGATGATGGTGCGGAGAACATCAAGATTCTCTTTCTCCCCGATCAGCACCTGGGGCGCAACACCGCCTCGTCGTTCGGCCTGCTGACCGAAGTGGACGAGGCCGCGGGGCGCGGGCGCTCGCAGACGCGCGTGTGGAACCCGAAGAAGCCGGGCGGCGGGTTGACGGATGACGAGATCCGCGAGGCGAAGGTGCTGCTCTGGGCGGGGCACTGCTCCGTCCACAAGCTCTTCCGGCCCGAGCATGTTGACCAGATTCGCGCCGCCTACGCCGAGAGGGGCGGCATCACCGTGCTGGTGCATCCCGAGTGCTGCAAGGAAGTGGTGGACAAGGCCGATCTTTCCGGTTCAACCGAGTACATCATCCGACAAATCGAGAAGGCGAAACCCGGCTCCAACTGGGCGGTGGGCACCGAGTTTCACCTGGTGAACCGTCTGGCCGCCGCCGCGAAGCAGCGCGGCGTCAACGTGCGCATTCTCAGCGAGTGTCAGTGCCTCTGCACCACGATGTACCGCATCGACCAGCCCCACCTGCTGTGGACGCTTGACAATCTCGCGGAAGGGCGCGTGGTCAACGAGGTGCGCGTGCATCCCGAGGCCCGTGAGTGGGCGCGGGCGGCGCTGGAACGGATGCTCTCGCTGGTGGGCGAGCGCCTGGCGTCTCCCGCATTGGTGGACTGA